The nucleotide sequence CTGGCTTGGTGGCAGTCCAGGGCACCCAAGCCCCGGTGTCAGCCCCTAACCGCCTCACCGCCCTCAAGGAAAATCTTTTAGATGTTGGCATCATGCGTTTTGCCAGAGATGCACACGGTAATGCAGATTACATAAATCAAAAACTTTTTTATTGTCCGGTCAAGGCTTCGAAGCCAGAGATGACATCCAGGAGCTCGGCGGTGATGGCGCTTTGGCGCTGCTGGCGATATTGCCGGGTGAGGTCTTCGAGACGGTCGTCAATGTTGCTTTCGGCGGCCTGCATGGCGGCAAGGCGGCTGGCATTTTCGCTCGCGAGGGAGGCCGCCAGAGCCTGATACAGCGAAATGAACAGGTATTGTCGCACGAGCTTGAAAAACAGGGTTTCCGGATCCATCAGGGGGGTAGGTAAGCGGCGACTGGGCCAGGGGCGCTGCCGCAGTTGAGCCAGCCAAGCTTCATCAAGGGGTAGCGGCTGCACAATCACAGATTCGTAGGCGACGCTCGACGTAGGCCGGTTATAAAACAGCAGAATCCGTTGGTTGGGCACCAGGCCACGCGAGCCAATCGTTCCCCAGTGGGTTTGCCAGCGATCGATCATCAGCAACAGGTCTTGAACGGTGGCGGTAATGCCATCAACATTGCTGGGTACGGCAAAGGTTTCGTCGATTCGCAGGCCCAACTCTTGCAGCGTCGGCAGAGGGCGAGCACCGACGACGGCAAGGTGGCGCTGTTCAGCGATCGCGATCGGCGGATCGCCCAGGTAGCGATCGAGGTACTGGGCAATTTGCTGATTAAACTGCCCGCACAAGCCCTGATCAGACCCAAATAAAATGATGCCTAACGGATCGGGTGAAGACGAGGCTGGGGCCAACGCCGCCGGCGGCGCGACCGAGGCTGACTGCTGGAGCAAAATTTGCAGTCCCAGCTCGAGGGTGTGGGAATATTGCTGCAGGGAAGCCAGGGCCGCTTCGTACTGCTGAATGCTAACTGCCGCCTGGGCTTTCATAGTTTTGACCACCGATTGCAGATCTGCGGTGCTGCCGATTTGCGACTTGAGGGCTTCAGGGGTTTGCATTTAGACCTCACTATCTGCGGGGGACGATGGGGATGGCGCGGCGGCGATCGCATCATCAACGGCTTGGGCGGCCACGGCGAGTAGGGCAGCGCGATCGCGATCGGACAAGTTTTCCCCCGCCTCAATTTGGTCGCAAAGGTCCGCCCGTTCCCAGCGCACCGCCTGCCGAATGGCCGCTGTCACCCGCTGAATATCCGCTAAGGGCACCCCATCCAGTTCCCCTTCAGCCAGGGCGAGCAAGACCGCGATTTGCTCAGCAGCAGCCAGGGGTTCGGCTTGGCGCTGCTTCAACACCTCTTGCACCCGCCGCCCCCGCGCCAGGGTGTGGCGAGTATCGTCGTCGAGCTGGGTGCCAAAGCGAGCAAATACCTCCATCTCTTTGTATTGGGAATAGGACAGCCGCAGATCTCCCGCAACATCGCGATAGGCGGGGAGTTGCGTTTTGCCGCCCACCCGCGACACCGATTTTCCCACTTCCACGGCGGGCAAAATTCCCTGCTGAAATTGTTCTGGGGACAGATAAATCTGACCGTCGGTGATGGAAATCAAATTCGTGGGAATGTACGCCGCCAGGTTTTGCGCCTGGGTTTCCACAATCGGCAGCGCCGTGAGAGAACCGCCGCCATACTCTGGTTTCAGCCGGGTCGATCGCTCCAGCAGTCGCGAATGAATGTAGAAAATATCGCCGGGGTACGCCTCGCGCCCGGGGGGCCGACGCAGCAGCAGCGACAGTTCGCGATAGGCCCAGGCGTGGCGGGTCAGGTCGTCGTACACCACCAGCACATCGCGCCCCTGATCCATAAAGTATTCCGCCACAGTGGTGGCGGCGTAGGGGGTGATGTATTGCAGCGCCGGGGGATCTTCGCCCGTAGACATCATCACCAGACTGTAGTCCAGCGCGTCGCGATCGCGCAGGGTGGCAATGACGTTGGCGATCGCACTCGCCCGCTGCCCAATCGCACAGTAGATGCAAATCATGTCCTGATCATGCTGATTGAGAATGGTATCCACCGCGATCGCCGTTTTGCCGGTCTGGCGATCGCCCACAATCAGTTCCCGCTGGCCCCGCCCCACCGGAATCAGCGCATCCACCACCTTCAGCCCCGTTTGCAACGGCACCTTGACCGGGGCGCGATGGATAAACGGCGGGGCTGCCCGCTCAATCGGTCGGCGTTCTTTGGCGGCAATGGCCCCCAGCCCATCCAACGGTCTGCCCGTCGGATCAATCACCCGCCCCAGCAAGGCATCCCCGACCGGTACATCCACCACCCGCCCGGTGCGCTCTACCCGCTGGCCGACCTCCAGGTGGTCACTCGCCCCCAACAAAATCACCCCCAGCTCATCCGCGTCAAGGTTAAAAGCAATCCCCGGTACCTGCCCCCGAAACATCAGCAACTCATCGGCCTGGGTGTGAGGCAGCCCCGTAACCGTGGCGATGCTTTCGCTAATCGAGGCGATCGTCCCCACTTCCCGGAGTTGGGGGACTGGATCGCGATCGCGCTGGAGTAGCGCGTCGAGGGTGTCATGGAGCAGGGCGGTGAGCATGGGTGGAGTGGGGTGTGAGGGTGGCAGGGTGTGAGGGTGTGAGGGTGAGGTCGGTGGAGTGGGTGAGCGTGTAGGGTGCATTCGCGTAGGGTGCATTCGCGTAGGGTGCACCATTTCACCATGCCCCTCAAGAACGAGCCGATTGGCCTTGGGAATGAGAATCAGATTGGGCCGATCTCATTGTTTTTTCCAACGCCTGCAAATAATCTTCGGCACTCCAGGCAAGGTCATAGGCGTCATTTTGTAGCCGGATGCCGCAGAGGAGTTGGGGCGATCGCTCGAAGTGGATGGCTTGCCCATTCAGCAGATGAGTCTCACGCAGGGTTTGGCATAGCGCGGCCTGGCTGGCCTCGGAGAGGTCGTCACTGGTTTGTACGGTGACGGGATGATCAGCAAAGGCTGTAGCGATCGCCCGCCGCTGCCCATCATCCAACCCACGCAGCTTTTGTTGAAAGGCGTAGACAGTTTGCGCTTCTAAATCGGTGTTGGCAATATCCTGCAGCACTCGCCGCACGATCGCGACCATCTGTGCGCCAAATTCGGCTTGCAAATCGGTCAAAAGGCTGTGTTGCTCATGGGCCAAGGCGGTAGCCCATTGCTGGCGTTTGTGCGCGAGTTCGGCTTGAGCTTGCTGCACTTCTTGGTGGCGCAGCGCTGCCGCTTCGGCTTGGGCCTGACTGAGCAGTTGCTCGCGCTGGGCTTCCAGGGCTCGCTGAGCTTGGTGATATTCCTTCGCTGCCGCCGCCGCTTTCACTTGTTCGGCCTCGGCGGCATCCCACCGCGCCTGCATTTGGTCTTGTCGCTGATCAATCGTTTTGAGAATCGGCTGGTACAAAAACCGATGCAGCAAAAACAGCAGGATCAGAAAGTTGATGATCTGGGCGATGACCGTAAACCAGTCAATCAGCATGATGCCTTACCCTCCCCCCGCCTGCTCGATGAAGTAATTCCAAAAGGGATTGGCAAAGATCAAAATCATCGACACGACAAAACAGTAAATGGCGGTGGATTCCACCAGGGCCAAGCCCACAAACAGGGTGCGAGTGATGGTGTTGGCCTCGTCTGGCTGTTGGGCCAAGGCCCCCAGCGCGCGGGCTAACGCCAGACCTTCGCCGATCGCCGGGGCGATCGCGCCAATGGAGATCGTGAGTCCGGCGGTCATAATCGAGATC is from Leptolyngbya iicbica LK and encodes:
- a CDS encoding F0F1 ATP synthase subunit gamma yields the protein MQTPEALKSQIGSTADLQSVVKTMKAQAAVSIQQYEAALASLQQYSHTLELGLQILLQQSASVAPPAALAPASSSPDPLGIILFGSDQGLCGQFNQQIAQYLDRYLGDPPIAIAEQRHLAVVGARPLPTLQELGLRIDETFAVPSNVDGITATVQDLLLMIDRWQTHWGTIGSRGLVPNQRILLFYNRPTSSVAYESVIVQPLPLDEAWLAQLRQRPWPSRRLPTPLMDPETLFFKLVRQYLFISLYQALAASLASENASRLAAMQAAESNIDDRLEDLTRQYRQQRQSAITAELLDVISGFEALTGQ
- a CDS encoding alternate F1F0 ATPase, F1 subunit alpha, which translates into the protein MLTALLHDTLDALLQRDRDPVPQLREVGTIASISESIATVTGLPHTQADELLMFRGQVPGIAFNLDADELGVILLGASDHLEVGQRVERTGRVVDVPVGDALLGRVIDPTGRPLDGLGAIAAKERRPIERAAPPFIHRAPVKVPLQTGLKVVDALIPVGRGQRELIVGDRQTGKTAIAVDTILNQHDQDMICIYCAIGQRASAIANVIATLRDRDALDYSLVMMSTGEDPPALQYITPYAATTVAEYFMDQGRDVLVVYDDLTRHAWAYRELSLLLRRPPGREAYPGDIFYIHSRLLERSTRLKPEYGGGSLTALPIVETQAQNLAAYIPTNLISITDGQIYLSPEQFQQGILPAVEVGKSVSRVGGKTQLPAYRDVAGDLRLSYSQYKEMEVFARFGTQLDDDTRHTLARGRRVQEVLKQRQAEPLAAAEQIAVLLALAEGELDGVPLADIQRVTAAIRQAVRWERADLCDQIEAGENLSDRDRAALLAVAAQAVDDAIAAAPSPSSPADSEV
- a CDS encoding F0F1 ATP synthase subunit B family protein, with protein sequence MLIDWFTVIAQIINFLILLFLLHRFLYQPILKTIDQRQDQMQARWDAAEAEQVKAAAAAKEYHQAQRALEAQREQLLSQAQAEAAALRHQEVQQAQAELAHKRQQWATALAHEQHSLLTDLQAEFGAQMVAIVRRVLQDIANTDLEAQTVYAFQQKLRGLDDGQRRAIATAFADHPVTVQTSDDLSEASQAALCQTLRETHLLNGQAIHFERSPQLLCGIRLQNDAYDLAWSAEDYLQALEKTMRSAQSDSHSQGQSARS
- a CDS encoding F0F1 ATP synthase subunit C encodes the protein MENLTELGWIGVISIMTAGLTISIGAIAPAIGEGLALARALGALAQQPDEANTITRTLFVGLALVESTAIYCFVVSMILIFANPFWNYFIEQAGGG